TAATAAATAGGACTCTGAGCGGCGCGCAGCGCCCAGCGATGAGTCGGTGTTGAACTATTCATCCGCCGCCAGGAGGACAACCGCCGGGATTGGAACTATGTACTTAACGAAGGTTTTTGTTGTTTTATAGCAGGTTGGTTATTTCAGGTTCTTTGACATATTGCAGGTTTTTTATGCTTGAAAGATCCCTTTTGCCGGACAGATCAAGGATTTTTTGGCCATTCTTTGGTTGTTTTGCCCACCCTCGGGCATAGCATCCCCGTTACCTTCAAAAAGAAGGCTTTAGATATCGGTTTAGGGAATGTTATGATGGGTGTAAACCGGAAGAAACCATGCCGGCGACCGGATGCGGGGCAGTTCCCCCACCACCACCATGCGCCCTTTTTTGCACACGGGGCAACAGCCTATGTCAATCCCTGTGAGCTGTTCAAACCGTTCGCGTTTGGTTTTGGGCGGTTGCTGCTTTTTTATCAGGGCATCGATACCAGGCTTTTCTTCCGGTACAAACTGTAAAGCAAGGTTTCGTTTTACCGTGTGGTTGTAAATACCATAGCGGCGTATTTTCACGAAGCGCTTAGGTAAGATATGCATACAGAACCGTCGTAAAAACTCAACCCCATCCAGGGTAACGGGCTTTTTAACCGCTCTGTCGCGGTAATCTTTGGCGATGAAAGTAACCTTACCTGCTGAAATATTTAAAATACGCTGGTTGGTAATGGCCACCCGGTGGGTATATTGTCCCAGGTATTTCACCACATGATCCACACCAGCCATCGAAGGTTCGCAATGAACCACCCATTTTGTTTGGTATGCCTTTTGGATCAAATGACGGAACCCTTCCAGGGCATTTTGTTTGCGCAGGCTGCGTTTGAGACTGTCCATAAACCTGCCTTTGAAGGCATCACTCAACTGATGTACGGGATAAAGGTAATTCCCTGATGGTCCGATGTTTTTCCATTCGCCCTGAAGGGAATATCCTGCCGCCGGCACAATACAGTGAACATGCGGGTGTAAACTAAGGTTTTGCCCCCAGGTGTGAAGCACACATACCGCACCGGTTTCAACGCCAAAATGTGTGTAACCAAAGGCACGAAGGGTATTCCATACAGCAGCAAAGAGCAAATCGTAATAAACTCTGTTGTTGAACAGGCATACGGCATTCAGCTGATGCGGCACCGTAAAGACAATGTGATAATGCTTTATGGGCAAGGTACTCTGCATCAGGTCGTCGATCCAAAGTGCCTGTTTTGCTGCCTGGCATTTAGGACAATGCCTGTCGCCACAGCTATTGTAGCTGTAACGTATATGATGACAGCAATCGCACTGTTCTTTGTGACCGCCAAGGGCAGCCGTTCGGCACTCAGCGATCCTGCCCAGCACCTTTAGTTGCAACGGGGAAAGCTTTTTGTTGGCAACCAGGGGCGCACCAAATGCATTCACCACCTGGGCCAGCTCAAACGTGGCTCTCATCTTTGGGATAGTTATAGAGCGTGTCCAATGGACTGTGGGGCTGAATCAACGGGCATTGCGCTATATGCAGATAAATCATGGTAGTGGTAATATCGGCATGGCCTAACAATTCTTTCAGGGTAACGATGTTAAGGCCTTGTTCGAGCAGATGGGTAGCATAGGAGTGCCTGAGCGAATGAAGGCTCACTTCTTTGGTGATGGAAGTTTTTTTCAGGTTTTCGCGCATCACCCACGATAGTCCTCGCACGCTGTACCTTCCATCAGGTTCTTTGCCGTTAAATAACCAGATGTGCGGATTTTCCGCCTTTAGGTATTTTTTCAGTCCAATGGCCATGCTTTCGGCCAA
This is a stretch of genomic DNA from Bacteroidales bacterium. It encodes these proteins:
- a CDS encoding IS91 family transposase; this encodes MRATFELAQVVNAFGAPLVANKKLSPLQLKVLGRIAECRTAALGGHKEQCDCCHHIRYSYNSCGDRHCPKCQAAKQALWIDDLMQSTLPIKHYHIVFTVPHQLNAVCLFNNRVYYDLLFAAVWNTLRAFGYTHFGVETGAVCVLHTWGQNLSLHPHVHCIVPAAGYSLQGEWKNIGPSGNYLYPVHQLSDAFKGRFMDSLKRSLRKQNALEGFRHLIQKAYQTKWVVHCEPSMAGVDHVVKYLGQYTHRVAITNQRILNISAGKVTFIAKDYRDRAVKKPVTLDGVEFLRRFCMHILPKRFVKIRRYGIYNHTVKRNLALQFVPEEKPGIDALIKKQQPPKTKRERFEQLTGIDIGCCPVCKKGRMVVVGELPRIRSPAWFLPVYTHHNIP